In Elephas maximus indicus isolate mEleMax1 chromosome 4, mEleMax1 primary haplotype, whole genome shotgun sequence, a genomic segment contains:
- the ARL1 gene encoding ADP-ribosylation factor-like protein 1, which translates to MGGFFSSIFSSLFGTREMRILILGLDGAGKTTILYRLQVGEVVTTIPTIGFNVETVTYKNLKFQVWDLGGQTSIRPYWRCYYSNTDAVIYVVDSCDRDRIGISKSELVAMLEEEELRKAILVVFANKQDMEQAMTPSEMANSLGLPALKDRKWQIFKTSATKGTGLDEAMEWLVETLKSRQ; encoded by the exons gtggctttttctcaagtattttttccagtctgtttgGAACCCGGGAAATGAGGATTTTAATTTTGGGATTAGATGGAGCAGGGAAAACCACAATTTTGTACAGATTACAGGTTGGAGAAGTCGTTACTACTATTCCTA CCATTGGATTTAACGTTGAGACAGTAACATACAAAAACCTCAAATTCCAAGTCTGGGATTTAGGAGGGCAGACAAGCATCAG GCCATACTGGCGATGTTATTATTCAAACACAGATGCAGTCATTTATGTAGTAGACAGTTGTGACCGAGACCGAATTGGCATTTCCAAATCAGAGTTAGTTGCCATGTTGGAG gaaGAAGAGCTGAGAAAAGCCATTTTAGTGGTGTTTGCAAATAAGCAGGACATGGAACAGGCCATGACTCCCTCAGAAATGGCAAATTCACTTGGATTACCTGCCTTGAAGGACCGAAAATGGCAAATATTCAAAACTTCAGCAACCAAAGGCACTGGACTTGATGAGGCAATGGAATG